Genomic segment of Salvia splendens isolate huo1 chromosome 12, SspV2, whole genome shotgun sequence:
GCAAACGTTTATTTAAATGATAGGAAGCATCTAGTTCAGGGAGTAGTTACAGAAAGGACTCTCTCTCCCTTATTAAAAAGTCTCAAATAGGAACAAACTGATGTACAAGTGACTGAGACTTTTCTCTTATGGTGGAAGCATctcataacaaatgaaaatctATCTTTTCAGCCTTTGAGGTGACAGGCCATAAAATGAGGGGAATTAAGAATACAGGAGATTTTGAATGCTGAGGAGAAAAGGGACCAAAACGTTGAGTATCAGAATAAATTAGACCTAAGGCTATAGATGCTGCCATGTTGATAAGCATAGTAGCATACTTATAAAACTTGTGTTTAAGAGTTATTGTCAATTCATTTTCTGGGGAGTGTACGTCAAATTGATATGTGGATGCAGGAGACTACTGTCCAAGAGATTAGGGAGAAAAAAGAAACCAAAGAAGTAAAAAGAGACTGGCACTTCCACATATTACAAATTCCTGTACAGCAAACATAAACAATACCTATATTTAGATGCAAAAATAGCATTACTTATGAAACCACAGATTAAAGTTCATGTAGACATGTTGGTGTTAACAATATATACGTAGGCAGCAGATTCACATCTCTCTTTCTAAATAGAAGCATTTTAGGCACAAGAGCAATAGTGATATATTACAATTACATTTAACATAAGGCATATCATCACAGAGGTTATCAGTAGCACCCACCTCATAGTTGACATGGCCACTAGGCATCGCTGGTTGGCGTAGGCTAACGCTAGAGATGGCACCATTAGCAGATAAAATGCAAACTGTGCGTGGTCCTTGTTGTGAGAAAGCCATTATCTTTGAAGCTATGTCCTACAACAATGTTAACCCAAAACATTAATCAGACAAAAGTATTAATCTCTTCATTAACACATAAGATGGCCGATTATGATTTCATAGGAAACAGCAGCACCAAGAAATGTCTAGCAGTAATAACTGAACAGTCCCTTATTTACTTATAGCTAGTTTTGCACAGATAAGGGCTCTGTGAGAAAAGAAGCTGGGTCCTTGTTGCTATAGCATCACCTAGAATGTTATAGGTACTTGTAACTAACGAGACAGCTTTGTAGTAAAATTCAGGTAGGTAGCTTTGACAtgcaaaaaaaacaataaatatagACCCAATCAACATTGGATCAAATTTAATATCTGTAATGCATTATAAAATGGTGGTAGCTAGGATATGCAAATATGACCAATGGTTACATGTCCTTGCAAATAGTGCAGAGAGAAGAATACTGAAAGAAAATTGAGGTCTACTGAGCAtataaatgagaaaatatttgaATGGTTAATATGTACCTGTTTGTGAATGATTGAAACTAATAAACAGAACCTAAGTGCAATAAGTTGGAAAGGGATTCAGAAATAACTAACCAGTAATTACATCATCGACTTAGCCAACTCACATCACATACGTAAATAGGATTTACAAAgcagaaaaatagaaaatatagaTGCCCTAAAAGTACACTGTTCAGTAAAACCTTTTGAACCTGCATGCAAATGATTGAAAGTGGAGTAGTATCTGACAAACCTTAAATGCATATAATAATTGAGAACTTCCTTATACAGACCATTCAAACTTTTTCCGAAACCATACACCATATTTGGTTTATATTACACTACAATGCGGTAACACTATACAGATTCTATGAAGTATGACAGTCAATTATAGCACTTTTAACAAATTTTGCTCAAAGGAAGCCCTACTGTATGTGTAATGTACATCACACGGATCGCATCAAAGACCACATAAACCAAGCATAATTATTAATGGACAGTTAACAGCGTTTGTTGATTATCAACATAAGTGAtggaaaactaaaaaaatggtaaaaaagcaaagaagaaaacaaaaacTTTTTGCTAAGCATAGAGATGAGGAAAAAGCATATCTTACTTCATGTGCTATTGAGGAGTGATTTTAACATGTAAAAAAATTCGCTGAAAGACAAAAACCATTCCTGGGGACAGAAACTGAATCATGGACTTCTTAATCTTAACTCAAAAGCAATTATTCACCAAGAATGCACTTATGTCACCAAGTTTAGTAACATAAACTGGCAGCATTCCTGCTAGAAGGCAAGGGCTTGTTATTTCCATACTCGCTTTTAAATAAAGCGACAGCACTAATTAACCACAAAAGCATAAAACCCAAAACATTTCTAGCAAGTAATGTGTTGGTAGATAGTTCTGTTGATTCTCCAACTGGAAAAATCCACTGAAATTCCGTAAGAACTTACTAAGACAACAGCTTGTAACGTTCCGGCCCATAACTTAACCCAACTTGATCCTTaacataaaatcataaaattcaattttcgAAACATGGAGCCAAAACCAGAGGCTCATAAAGACTGAATCTTTAAGCTATAAACCCCACTCAGCAATCACCAAAATTAAAGGGAAAACAACAAAAATTCTCAAAATCAGAAAGTAGCATAAGCAATTTACCTCTCCGGGATTAACAGTAATGACATGAGGTGTGAAACCGATTCCTGGATTTCCTATTCAGCAAAAGAGAAACATTAAGATCAGCAAGTAAAGATCCCAGTAaaaggaagaaagaaaaagagggTAAACCTAGCGCATCCAGCTGCTTCTTCCCGGAGCCAGGAGGGCGGCCGCGGTGGCGCTTGACCTGAGATTCAGAAGAAGGAGTCGTCCCAGCAGCGCCCCCTCCGGGATCTAAGTGTCCCCCAGCGGGAGAAATCTGAGCGACGGGCGCTGGAGAGAGGCCGAGGCCAATGCTGTTATCAGGAGAGTACTTTCTGGGGCGGCCCCTTTTCTTTCTAGCGGGCTCAGCGCTGAACCAGCCGCCGGCGCTGGCGGAGGGGGAGCCGTCGGCGAACTGGTGATCGAGCGGCTTCTGTGGCGGCGGGGCGGCGGGGGGCATGGAGTTGAAGGGGAAGCGGGGCTGGTGCATCATGGGGGAGTTGGAGGCGACGGAGGTGGTTGGGGCGACGGAATTGTTGGTGTGGGGCAGTAGGTAGGAGTTGTTGGAAGGGTGCTGCTGTTGAATTTGAGGGTGGTGATGGCCCATCAACATGGCGTGGTGGGCGGAGAAAGGGGGCGCCtgagggtggtggtggtggtggaggtggtggggtGGCGGAGGAGCGGAGGAATCTTGGGAATCCATGAGGGGAAATGCGGGAATCTCAgggaattaattttatatacagCAGGAGAAATGGGGAGGAGAATGCAGTTTgagtttgattttgattttgattttgattatgGAATCTGAATTTGTGAAAGAGACTCACTGAGGTAGTTCAAGAATCGCGCGATCAGTGGGGGTTttagaattagggttttataATTTTCTATTTCAGTCGCCAAATCTAAACGCCGATCTCATTTCATACATAAATTAATGGACGCTTTTCCAGATAGATGCAAAGTAAGTTAAGTGCGGATTTTGGGGTTGTGTTTAATTTAATACTCTCCCTATCATATGGTACttgcacatttcatttttagacTCACCcaaattatttgaaatatttctattttaaatattaattatgatatttaattaagatattagagttaattaagtaGTTTAAGTGTTCCTTTATTACACTTAaaagtataatttaattatattaattattcttACTTAAATTTATGTTGTCAAATTGAAAAGTGCGACTAGCATGGGGAGGGAGAGTAGGGTTTATGAGAAGTGTCTACTTATAAATCCAATACTAGTACTAGTTACTAAGGAATATACTACTACCAAATCAACAATATACTCTAAtcacacaaaaattaataaaagttgaTGGTATACTACTATGCTAGAACTTAATAGTTTCAAATTTGTGCATATCAACATCTTAAACACCATCCAACTAGCTaactttctaaaaattaaaCTGTCACAAGTtcataaaaaatactaatataatCATGTAATTGTTTTATAATCATAATCAGTTATTTTTGGCTACTTTGAACCGATTGAATCGAAATTTGAGAATATAAATTCAAAATGATTTAAAATGTcagtaaatccaaatattttatattaaattcaaaCTTACCATAAATATTCAACCATTCCAAAAAAAACTGGAAAGCCTAAAATctgaacatttttttattattataatttattaggttatatttaaataaaattatatttggattttagagttaaaaaaaaaaaagcaatccAAACTGAATTGTAAATCCGAATTTCGAAGAAAAAGAATTCAATcagatttcaaaatttaataaattcaaaCTGAAATTATTACTTTGGGTGGTTTGATTAGATTATTTGAATTACGGATATTTTGCTCAAACTCTATAAATAACCATCTAAAAAGGAGTATAACTTAGAATATAAATGTCATGACCGCCCTTAATAATGATAGGAAAGCtagggaaatcgtgactagggaagggactaaggagcggggaagaagaagggaaaacaatgaaagacaacatcttaaacaaagctttaaaagaaaagttttaatcgattaaacaattaagcagcgggttaatatctcaaggtagttaatgtcataaagtagtgtagagcaaaacgaaagactttatcaagaacgattcgaaacaaggcagcggaataaaggtgtctagagagtcatagggagacgcctatgtatgaagacacgacgcatccgaaATTTCTTAAgactcgactcaacatccgccgcaacatcaccgctcaacctgcacataaagaaaacatatgcagggctgagtacttgacatactcagtggacacacgccaaaatatttgataaaagttatgccatccataccatagtgaactcgagttttaacattttagaaaagaatatcatcgagtatcagaaaacattttcgtagactggccagtcaaaacaatctccccactttctccacaatcaatcaatcacatcctcttaccatagtgcgacgaaagtgtggccacactattcgcccacgagaccggtcgactagcaaggacggctcccgattcCACCTgcgtacacagcctgatagggtttgcgaccctactcagacccgaattcgtttcccacatagccctatagcctaacggagcaagctcaaacgaactaggcatcagacaacaatctcaacatcaaaacaatcatggcatggcataacactttaaaccactcttatagctccacaatcatatttttgaaacgtaaaagagttttagtaaagaaagcccacctcgattgcttacaaacacggttcacaactttattgaaatcattgctcttcgtacccacgtacgcacaacaacccttatcaacatcataaacacataatacaacacaatcagttttctatcaacacattactcatgcatgccctatcattcctttcatcgttttctcatattacccatcccaacgttcaccatcataaacgaTACGAACCCTTTGGCATACATCAACGCGCAATgtataatcacatcataggataagttTCTTATTCACGcatgtatcatgtatttcattcaaaacttgccaacaagactatttcaatcaagacatgaatctggcagaacagcgcagtcgttttgtaaaaatcattaaaaatccatctgatatcatttgaagctaaaatttggtcaccacacagtagacacatcaaggttcatccagttaaaaatccacaccaaaatcacatctttaggtcggtcaaaaacaaaaacgaaactcactagacgagaatacaaattctgacaggactacgcagttcaattgaaaattcgttaaaaattcatctttcgtctaaagaggctgaaatttgacacaacatagaagacacttaaaatttcactcagttaaaaattcatgccaaaataagatcgtttggccggccaaacactcgtcggaacctactgtcc
This window contains:
- the LOC121757341 gene encoding AT-hook motif nuclear-localized protein 8-like, which encodes MDSQDSSAPPPPHHLHHHHHPQAPPFSAHHAMLMGHHHPQIQQQHPSNNSYLLPHTNNSVAPTTSVASNSPMMHQPRFPFNSMPPAAPPPQKPLDHQFADGSPSASAGGWFSAEPARKKRGRPRKYSPDNSIGLGLSPAPVAQISPAGGHLDPGGGAAGTTPSSESQVKRHRGRPPGSGKKQLDALGNPGIGFTPHVITVNPGEDIASKIMAFSQQGPRTVCILSANGAISSVSLRQPAMPSGHVNYEGRYEIISLSGSFPTSESNGSRSGALSVSLAGTDGKVLGGGVVGVLKAASPIQVVVGSFIAEGKKPKGSRPSSNNSPAPNMLNFGTPGTEASPPSGGGSSDSAEDNGDSSLAPGSGGYGNAGGHQVPMYSNMGWPNSNKM